Part of the Apis mellifera strain DH4 linkage group LG16, Amel_HAv3.1, whole genome shotgun sequence genome, atattcaaataagctatacaatttaaagttgattgtaaaaataagaaaaatatggcTGTATAAATATGTTGTTAAAAGTGTCAAATAAtacttttgaaatatcaaaaaaatattatcacaatttagaaaaaattaataataattaataatataattaattaaaattattaattaaaattaaaaatgaataattaagtaatttagaaaagaataatttggaatatataaacattttcaacATCACAATATTTgtcatttgatttttctttctttcttttttttctaggcGGTCATTCCACTTTCTTCGGACTCTTGAACACGTTCGTTCATATAGTGATGTACACGTATTACCTGTTGGCCGCGATGGGTCCAAAATTACAACCGTATCTCtggtggaaaaaatatttgaccgTCTTCCAAATGATCCAATTTGTCGCGGTAATGATCCACGCGTTCCAATTACTCTTCATCGACTGCAATTATCCGAAGGCGTTCGTCTGGTGGATCGGTTTACACGCGACCATGTTCTTCTTCCTGTTCAACGAATTCTATCAACAAAGCTACcagcaaaagaagaagaggaaacaaCAAACAATCACGAACGGGATGAAAAAAGATCATCAGCAAAATCATCAAACGAACGGCATGACGAATGGATCGACGGGCAATTCGTCCGGAAGAAGAGACGCGGCCGATTATTACGTGAAAGGCGACAGCCTAGCCGCCTCGGAGCTCAATCTTAGGAAATCGTATACAACGACCGAGTGACCCGATCATGCTACTACGTAGCCATCATCAAATTCATCTCGTCTTTTCTCATCGATTCCTCGAGTCGCATCCGGGCTTCGTTCCTTCGCCCTTCCATTCTAATGATCCTTCGGGTTTCGAAGTGGTGGAAAACATTGAGTACAAAATTGCATCTGCGATCCGCGAGATTTGCGCGTGTATTCGTGAAAGGAGATAGAAAGTaagggggaaaaagagagaagtgatatatatatatatacgatacgaATTCAATGTACAAAGGTAGTCCCGGATGTGTTTACGACTCCAATGTCACGGATCCCTGGCCCTCGTGATTCAGGTATTCGTGATCCTTTTTTTCGGTTCGCTGTATGTACATTTACCATGCCCGTGAGAGCAAGAGAGATAATTTCGTCGCCGAATcgatcctctccctctctctctctctctctctctctcttcgaatgcgagaaagaaaaatgccGCCGTCTAATTGTAATTCGCATTTGCAAAGTTTTGATTAAGATCGAGGACATAGGAGAAAATTAACAAAGTGTTCATAATGTACATCGTTGTGATAATTTATAGCTATATATTACTAATACAGAGTGATTGATAATCGAGGaatgataattgatttttttttcttttttttttttttcgatcgaccataattagaaattcgacaagttcaaatatcaaaaaatatcttgCATCTTCGAGACAAGTAACGAGTAATAATTCTCACACTTtgtcgaacaatttttttttttcgggttaataaattttacccgAGTTTATTGTAATCTCATATTTTCAACATTGGATTATAAACattgttaaaaatcatttttctatttacataATAGTTCAAATATATACTACCAAGACGATAGCAATCCGCAAAATGTTTTTACTGTCATCGGTTTACGCGCGGTtctaagattatataaaaacaaggaATTATATAAGGGAGTCTTAACGGTGAGTCTTGGattaaattatgtaacaaTGCCAGCGaccgtattttattatataattcgggAAGATCTCTTTTGCATTTTACCAGGATCCCGCGAGTATTAGAAAATTCATACTTTATTACTTATTCCAGAACTCGTGACCTTAATTGGGCCGATCTATGAAACACAATCTACGCACTTTCATGCCAAGTTTCATGGTTATATAAATGCCGCGGAAACTGggtttataaattcataccCGTATATACAATGAATCGTCCAACATTAGAATGTAAAATTTCTCctagtttgtttttttttttaatttgaatattttataattaaagagaaGCAAGAATGTgccaattatatgaaaaaacaaactttgcaataaaaaaaaaaatcttctattcAGGGGTTATAACCAAgttagaaaagaaaggaaaaaatttttcatattaaaatattataggagaaattttaaattctgatGTTAATGACTCATtccttatacatatatatatatatataaaatgaaattttataaatattaaaaattgcaagaagaacattataatatgataattaatgcaacgtgtatttttataaacattttttgatttgaGTTTTTTGATCACACA contains:
- the LOC409638 gene encoding elongation of very long chain fatty acids protein AAEL008004 isoform X4, with amino-acid sequence MSILMQYVDRFHEILDKHADQRTTNWFMMSSPFPTLFICLSYVYGVKVLGPKLMENRKPFQLKNVLIVYNLFQMVFSAWLFYEMVHACWWYYFSKFTEFMDTIFFVLRKKNDHVSILHVIHHGCMPMSVWFGVKFTPGGHSTFFGLLNTFVHIVMYTYYLLAAMGPKLQPYLWWKKYLTVFQMIQFVAVMIHAFQLLFIDCNYPKAFVWWIGLHATMFFFLFNEFYQQSYQQKKKRKQQTITNGMKKDHQQNHQTNGMTNGSTGNSSGRRDAADYYVKGDSLAASELNLRKSYTTTE